The following are encoded in a window of Astyanax mexicanus isolate ESR-SI-001 chromosome 6, AstMex3_surface, whole genome shotgun sequence genomic DNA:
- the mcl1b gene encoding induced myeloid leukemia cell differentiation protein Mcl-1b gives MMSPQDMCSYNKKTADIVPRVAVRGGGGGAGLSLGLAADIRPTRPGVDDGSVPSSPLSDCGEMAVGNCKQYETLDGDTREIISDFLRNFCGLSRSCGGHGAVVQTMKRVVDDLVVKHGIAYKGMLNKLGMEDRGDDMYVIRAVAKELFSDGITNWGRVASLVAFGAVVSKHQHDMGRGHCVSLVGEELSSYLLSDERDWLLKNKAWDGFVEFFRVPDPESTMRNALMAFVTVAGLGASIAFLAR, from the exons ATGATGAGCCCACAGGATATGTGTTCGTATAACAAGAAGACGGCCGACATTGTTCCCCGGGTCGCTGTTCgcggaggagggggaggagcGGGGCTCTCGCTCGGTCTCGCGGCCGACATTAGACCTACCAGGCCCGGCGTCGACGACGGCTCAGTGCCCAGCTCCCCCTTGTCGGACTGCGGGGAGATGGCCGTTGGGAACTGCAAGCAGTACGAAACGCTGGACGGAGACACGCGAGAGATTATCAGTGACTTTCTGAGGAACTTTTGCGGACTCTCTCGGTCCTGTGGAGGACACGGTGCGGTTGTACAGACAATGAAGCGGGTGGTGGACGATCTGGTGGTCAAACATGGGATTGCGTACAAAG GTATGTTGAACAAACTGGGTATGGAAGACAGAGGAGATGACATGTATGTAATTAGGGCAGTAGCTAAGGAGCTATTCAGTGATGGCATCACCAACTGGGGCAGGGTCGCCAGCCTGGTGGCCTTTGGAGCAGTGGTGTCCAAGCATCAGCATGACATGGGCCGAGGCCACTGTGTGAGTCTAGTGGGTGAAGAACTATCCTCATATCTTCTGTCAGACGAAAGGGACTGGCTCCTAAAAAACAAAGCATGG GATGGCTTTGTGGAGTTTTTTCGTGTTCCTGATCCTGAGTCAACGATGAGAAATGCATTAATGGCCTTTGTTACTGTGGCAGGTCTTGGAGCCTCAATAGCATTTTTGGCAAGATAA
- the ensab gene encoding endosulfine alpha b isoform X1, giving the protein MSSDTETLSEQGGETQDPNSNPVKTEEAKLKAKYPNLGQKPGGSDFLMKRLQKGQKYFDSGDYNMAKAKMKNKQLPAATGPEKSIVTGDHIPTPQDLPQRKSSLVTSKLVG; this is encoded by the exons ATGTCTTCAGATACGGAGACGTTATCGGAGCAGGGTGGTGAGACACAG GACCCTAACTCAAATCCTGTGAAGACAGAGGAGGCCAAACTCAAAGCCAAGTATCCTAACTTAGGACAGAAGCCAGGCGGGTCAGACTTTTTGATGAAAAGACTTCAGAAAGGA CAAAAGTACTTTGATTCAGGTGATTACAACATGGCCAAGGCCAAGATGAAGAACAAGCAGTTGCCGGCAGCGACTGGTCCAGAAAAGAGTATCGTCACCGGAGACCACATTCCAACTCCGCAAGACTTGCCACAAAGAAAGTCTTCTTTAGTCACAAGCAAACTGGTCGGCTAA
- the ensab gene encoding endosulfine alpha b isoform X2, giving the protein MSSDTETLSEQGGETQETQDPNSNPVKTEEAKLKAKYPNLGQKPGGSDFLMKRLQKGQKYFDSGDYNMAKAKMKNKQLPAATGPEKSIVTGDHIPTPQDLPQRKSSLVTSKLVG; this is encoded by the exons ATGTCTTCAGATACGGAGACGTTATCGGAGCAGGGTGGTGAGACACAG GAAACTCAGGACCCTAACTCAAATCCTGTGAAGACAGAGGAGGCCAAACTCAAAGCCAAGTATCCTAACTTAGGACAGAAGCCAGGCGGGTCAGACTTTTTGATGAAAAGACTTCAGAAAGGA CAAAAGTACTTTGATTCAGGTGATTACAACATGGCCAAGGCCAAGATGAAGAACAAGCAGTTGCCGGCAGCGACTGGTCCAGAAAAGAGTATCGTCACCGGAGACCACATTCCAACTCCGCAAGACTTGCCACAAAGAAAGTCTTCTTTAGTCACAAGCAAACTGGTCGGCTAA